The genomic DNA GTGAGTGACGTCCCGCTGCTCCGCAACACGGGCACGGCTCGCGAACGCGATCCGAACGAACCGGTCGAGGAACTGGAATTCGAGGCGGCGATCGGGCGCAATGTGCGTCGATTGCGTCAGCAGCACGGGCTGACTGTCGCCGACATGGCCTCCCGGGTGGGCATCTCCAAGGCGATGCTCTCCAAGATCGAGAACGCCCAGACCTCGTGCAGCCTGTCCACCCTGGCCTTACTCGCCAAGGGGCTCGACGTCCCGGTGACCAGCCTGTTCCGCGGCGCGGACGTCGAACGTCCGGCAGCATTCGTCAAGGCGGGCACCGGCCCGGACATCGTGCGCAACGGCACCAAGCAGGGCCACGAATATCAACTGCTCAGCTCTTTGCGCGGTGAGCACAAACGCCTGGAATGCCTGCACGTCACGCTGACCGAGAAGAGCCAGACCTACCCGCTGTTCCAGCATCCCGGAACCGAGTTCCTCTACATGCTCGAAGGCGTCATGGACTACACCCACAGCCGCTCGGTATATCGACTGCAGCCAGGCGACTCGCTACAGATTGACGGGGAAGGCGCTCACGGACCGGTTGACCTGATCGAACTGCCGATCCGGTTCCTGTCGGTGATCGCCTTCCCCGATTCGCAGGTGTGAGCCGACACCCGGTACGTCGGGAGTTGGCAGGCAGCGGCGCAAATGTCACTGTTGTGGCTATGCGCCACCGTGCCCGTCGAGCGGCCCGCGACGCGTCTACCTGCCTCGCCGTGATCGTTCGGATGGTGTTGACCAGCGCGGTCGCCGTCGCGCCCAGCCTGGTCAGCCTGGTCCAGGAGAACCGGGTACGGCCGGTGGCCGCGGTCCTGCCGTTGCCCGACCTCGCCGGCCAGCCCTGGGCGGCGGCGCCGTCGGCGCGTCCAACTACCGCGGCGCCGGCTAACACGGGGCCACCGCCGCCCCCGGAGGTTCAGGCACCGGGCGCGGTGCACATCCCCGCGATCGCACTGGCGGCCTACCAGAACGCGGACGCCATGATGGCGCAGAGCCAACCCGACTGCGGTGTGACCTGGAACCTGCTCGCCGGGATCGGGTATGTCGAGTCCACGCATGCGTTCGGCGGCGCCGCCGACGAACGCGGTGACCCTGTCAGTCCCATCTATGGCCCCGCCCTCGACGGCTCACTGCCGGGCAACGAGATCATCGTCGCCGGCAGCTTCGGCGGCGGCACGACCTACGCTCGCGCGCAGGGGCCCATGCAGTTCCTGCCGACCACGTGGCTGCTGCACGGCGCCGACGGCGACCGCGACGGTCGGGCCGATCCGCACAACCTCTTCGATGCCACCCTGGCCGCGGCCCGCTACCTCTGCAGTGACGGTGCGGACCTGCGCGACCGGGCGCACCTGACCGCCGCGGTGCTGCGCTACAACCACTCCATGGCCTACGTCGCCAACGTGCTGGGCTGGGCGCGGGCCTACGCCACCGGTGTGGCTCCGGTGAACCTGCCGCCGCTCACCGCGCCGCGGCCGCCGAGCGTCGCTGTTCGCGCGGTCGACGGCCCCGCATCGGCCTCCGGGTCGGCTGAAACCGCCACCGCCACGCCGGACAAGACCGTGCGTCGAGACGACCACGGCGACACCGGTTCAGCGACACCCCGGCCGGGATCTTCGGTGACACGCACGGGCTCCACAAACACGAGCACGAGCGGGTCCCGGCACAGCACCGGCACAGCCACACCCAAGGTCAAGTTCGGCAATGGCCGTTCCGGCGGTGCGCGCTGACGCCGCCGGCCGGGCGACCTGATCGAACTGCCGATCCGGTTCCTCTCGGTGATCGCCTTCCCTGATTCACAGGTGTGGGGCTATCCCGGACACCTTCCGCTCATACTGCGTAAACCTCGGGTTGTTACTTCTGAACGCCGAGCGGGGCATCGAGGAGGCACATGACCGGCACCGAAGCCGATACGACCACCGTCAACCTGCGCCAGGCGCTGGCAATGGACACGCCGAAGGCCGTCGAATCGTGGCTCGAGGTCGAGGCTGAACCTGCCGAGCGTGAGCGCCAGATCGCCGGGTTGTCGGCCGCGTCCCGACGTCGGCTGGGCGAGTTGCTCGACGCCGACAACGGCGCCGAGCTCCTGACGATCATCGACGCGGACCTGGCCGCGAAGGTGCTCAGGGCGATGCCGGACCCGGGCGCCGCCGGTCTGCTCACCGCGCTGGACGCCCCCCGCGCCGCCGAGATCCTGCGGCGGCTCGACGACTCACGGCGGGATTCGCTGCTTTGCGCCATGGTCGTCGACCGGGCCCAGGTGCTACGCGGTGTGCTGTCGTGGCCCGAGGAGTCGGTGGCAGCTCATATGCAACCCGACGCCCTGAACGTGGCGTCGACAGCGACCGTGGCGGAAGCCGTGGACCAGATCCGAGAGCACGTCGCCAACCGGCCCCATGGTTCGGCCGGGGCATACGTCTACGTCGTCGACGCCGCGGACGTACTTCTCGGTGCGGTCCGGCTACGCGAACTCGTGCTGGCCCCCGCCGAACGGCCGGTTGCCGAATTGCTCGATGAAGTCGTCACTGTCGCACCGTTGACGGACGTCGAGGACGCGGCCATGACCCTGATCGATCACCGGCTTGACGAGTTGCCCGTCGTCGACTCCGAAGGCCGATTGCTGGGCGTCCTCACCGAGGACGACGCGGTAGAGATCGCCGAGGAGGAGGCGACCGAGGATGCCGAACGTCAGGGCGGTTCGGAACCACTGGAGGTGCCCTACCTCCGCGCCTCGCCATGGCTGCTATGGCGTAAACGCATCGTGTGGCTGCTCGTGCTCTTCGCCGCCGAGGCGTACACCGGAACGGTACTGCG from Mycobacterium sp. DL440 includes the following:
- the mgtE gene encoding magnesium transporter, with protein sequence MTGTEADTTTVNLRQALAMDTPKAVESWLEVEAEPAERERQIAGLSAASRRRLGELLDADNGAELLTIIDADLAAKVLRAMPDPGAAGLLTALDAPRAAEILRRLDDSRRDSLLCAMVVDRAQVLRGVLSWPEESVAAHMQPDALNVASTATVAEAVDQIREHVANRPHGSAGAYVYVVDAADVLLGAVRLRELVLAPAERPVAELLDEVVTVAPLTDVEDAAMTLIDHRLDELPVVDSEGRLLGVLTEDDAVEIAEEEATEDAERQGGSEPLEVPYLRASPWLLWRKRIVWLLVLFAAEAYTGTVLRAFEEEMEAVVALAFFIPLLIGTGGNTGTQITTTLVRAMGTGQIRFRDVPAIVTKEMSTGALIAIAMAAAAMIRAWTLGVGPAVTLTVCLTVAAIVMWASLVSSVLPLALKKVKVDPAVVSAPMIATIVDGTGLMIYFWIAHLTLPQLAGL
- a CDS encoding XRE family transcriptional regulator; this encodes MSDVPLLRNTGTARERDPNEPVEELEFEAAIGRNVRRLRQQHGLTVADMASRVGISKAMLSKIENAQTSCSLSTLALLAKGLDVPVTSLFRGADVERPAAFVKAGTGPDIVRNGTKQGHEYQLLSSLRGEHKRLECLHVTLTEKSQTYPLFQHPGTEFLYMLEGVMDYTHSRSVYRLQPGDSLQIDGEGAHGPVDLIELPIRFLSVIAFPDSQV
- a CDS encoding lytic murein transglycosylase gives rise to the protein MRHRARRAARDASTCLAVIVRMVLTSAVAVAPSLVSLVQENRVRPVAAVLPLPDLAGQPWAAAPSARPTTAAPANTGPPPPPEVQAPGAVHIPAIALAAYQNADAMMAQSQPDCGVTWNLLAGIGYVESTHAFGGAADERGDPVSPIYGPALDGSLPGNEIIVAGSFGGGTTYARAQGPMQFLPTTWLLHGADGDRDGRADPHNLFDATLAAARYLCSDGADLRDRAHLTAAVLRYNHSMAYVANVLGWARAYATGVAPVNLPPLTAPRPPSVAVRAVDGPASASGSAETATATPDKTVRRDDHGDTGSATPRPGSSVTRTGSTNTSTSGSRHSTGTATPKVKFGNGRSGGAR